CTACCACCCattgctgcagccagagctgtggAAGGTAAAAGAGCCAAAGtgtgcccagccagctgctgcttccatcTGTAAGCAATGGGTATGAAAGCACAGCTGGGTAAGATCTGGTGTTTGCAGCAGCTTCAGGACCCCATAGGCAAAGGAAATGGCACCCACCTACACAGAACTGTAAACACTGGTGTCTGTCATTCATCAGGTTTCACTGTTAACAGCCCTGGCATCCAGACAAAAGACTTCAGAAGGAGCGCTGCCCAGGGAACATACAACCCCCGGTAACACAACAGGGCATGCCGACAAAAGAGTGGTGCTGTATAAAAGGACACAGAAACTAGTTCAAATGCAGTAGCAGTGCAGGGGAAGGGCCCCACATAATGAACTCAGATCCACGAGCCTCTATCCCAGCCCTGGATGGttgtttcctcctctcctttaTGTGGCTGGGAGCAAGAGTTCGGAAGAGTAAGaacaattttctgtgttttcaagcCTTTGTGTCACCCCACTCTGACAAACTGTCCCACTTAGAAGAGGCTGTACCCGAGTTGCTCACCCTCTTCCTGACAGCAGATATCTGGATCCCTTAAGCCACACTCTTATTTCCTAGAACTGTGGGTTCCCAAGGAGGAGCCCTGAACATATGCCATGATGGCATTCTGCAAGAAACTTGCTCGCTGGGCCTCTTCTTCCCTCATCCTGGAGATGTCAGCCTCTTTCGTtctcagcttctccagcagcacagagatttCACTTTCTTTGTCCAGCAGTGCCTCACGGTGAATACTTGATAGGGCTGTGAAATAAGAGCAGCATTCGAAAATTAGGGTGCCCTAGAATAGACAGAACATGTTACAGGCAAAGGCAACAGAAGCAGGATGATCACAGGCACACGAGAGAAGCTGTATGAGACAGCATGAGAGGTTTTGCCACAAAGAAGATGTTACACTTGACTGTGCAGGAAATCCAAACACTTTGCttgctgtgcagctctgggtAGTTATCTGAGTCTTGCTCTCTATAAAGTGAGGACAAGAGTCCCTGCAGATACATCAGGATGGAGGGTACAATTCACAACTGTACGCACAGGCAGGAAGCACTGCTGTCACCACCTGTAAGTGCAGCTCACTTCCAGGCCCAATGCTGGATAACTCAGCGTTACCACTTGAAGCATGAAAAGATCCATCACCTTTCAGCTGTCTTTCCAGGGCTGCAATCTTCTCTCTCAGCCCATCCTGTGCTGTGCGTTCAGCTTGCAGGTGTCCAATGTGCTCTTGTAATTCCACTTTCACTTTATTCACTTCTGTcactttctcctcttccttacTCTTTAGGTCCTGACACACAAAGGAAAGCCCATGAATAACCAAACAACTTCAGCAACTTGGCCCTGCGGTGACTGCATCTCTACTCCAGTCCAAATTACCTGCTGAAGTTCCTCTAGCCGCCTTCTGAGTCCATCAGCATGCAGGCTCAACTGATTGGCTTTGGCTTGGGCTTCAGCAATCATTTGTTTTTGCTTAATGCAGCAGTACTGAGCTTCATTTCGTGACTCAGTCATCAGCCGCAGCTTCTCTTCTAGGTGTTCTAGCTGTTGCCGCTGtaacacacaaaggaaaatagatCAGTTCCATTCCATTCCTGCAAAGGGACTCTCAGCTTTTTGTTGTCAACTGAGCAAACCCTTGGTTGAGTCAACTGGCACTGAAGAACAAGCACAGGACTTAGCCATAACAGATAAGGCACTTCGCCCTTGCATTCAGGGGTAAATCtaagctgctttctgttgccAGTGAAAACATTCTGGTGGAGACGCTGCAAGGCCAATTCACTCACTGAGAAACAGAGGCATGTCCTTGGCAGAAGCACCAACGCCACTGCCAACGGTTACAACTAATGCTCTACCTTCACTTCCTCTGTATCCCAAATGGCTCTGAAGCACTGCTACACGCAGCTAGGCAACTGCTGTGTCCCACCACACACAAAGCAGCTTTTATACATTTGTAGCTCagtaaagcattttcttttgtgatgtTACATGTAAGTAAACACTTTAATAGCTTTGGTGTATTTTCCTTACGCCTTGTTCCCTTTCACAGGATGTTGACTTCATTGCCATTTTCACAAAGTTCGGTTCTACAGTGACTTTTAAATCCGGCAGCAGAGAAATTTCTGCAGGTGGCTACTAAATCCAGGGAAAGGAGCAGCCCATGAGAGCTGCTGTTAAATAGAAGGATTCACATCAGTTCTGTTACTACTGGGAAGCACGGAGCAGGTGGGGACAGTGGTTATGTTCTGGAGACAATTCAAAGCAGCCTTTTCAGAACTCCTTCCTCAGAAATCACACTACTTGCAGGCCAGTGAAACCCAGAGCAGGGAGTTACTCATCAGTTCCCCAAGACAAAAACATAGGCTAGGCAGACAAATTCACTCCTTCCCACAGAGGCAGTGTCCACAGACAGGTCTTGTTCTTACCTCCTCCAGCCGTGCCTGATTCCGGACTTTCATTAACTCCTCTTCGGCATGGCCTCGCTCAGCAAGTGCAGCTGCTTTGACTTGGTTCAGCTCCTGCCACAGAAACATGAAAGATAATTCCAGGCAAGAGAACCTGCATCCCTGCAACACTGACCAGAAAACATTAGCAGCTTCCCATTGCAGACAACAATGTAACACAGCTGTCTCTCTCACTCAGGGGCAGAGAAAACAAACGTAGGCTACATAACCTCTTCTCGCCCCAAGACTGACATCTAAACTCAATGAGAATTTCAGTTATATGAGGGCAAGTAATGGGTCAAGCTTTCCAAAGACAGGGGAATAGGAGAAGGCAGTGCTGGATCTAGCTGGGGGACAGATAAGGAAAACCAGGCTACACTACTGGGAACCACATGGGAAACCCATGAAGTCAAATCCTGGTAAGAATCTGACCATGTTCAATGGGATCTTCAGTTTTGTTCAATCAGATTCTAGAAATGTCTCCTTGGAACCTTCTCCTTCCTTAGTccaaagcagtgaaaaataattttagctgGTGAACTGCTATTTCCTGTTCCTCCCTACAGCACATGACAATCTTTACATAGGCCAGCTATGGAAGATTCCACAAACCTCCTCTGGAAGCCTTCTCCTGCCACTGCTACCTGAGCATTCCAAGATGCCTGGAGCATCCATTCTCACCTCCTCCAGAGCTATCCTGATGGCCTCCAGCCTCTGGATCCTGTCCTGCATGGAACGTTCACTGGTCTCAATGTGCTGTGTCATATGACCCACCTGCAAAGCAATAGAAACCATTTAAGCAAGTGCCAGAAACCCACTTGTCTCTCCAGGCATAGCAGCACGGCCATTTGGCATGAGATAGAGCATCCTCTCAGTAACCCATCTCCCACCAAAGAAGAACTCTTACCTCCCTCAGAGATCCACTAGGAAACTGTCATGCAGATAGAATCTGCCCTCTAGAAACTAGGAACTTCAGACAGAGATCCCTTCCAGGCCAAGAGGAAAGGTACAGAGTCCAAGCTCTGATCTTCAAGTGGTATTGAAACACCAGAGGTGCATTTTCTAGTTGTGTCTAAAATCTTCCTGGCCTATGTCTTTTCTTACAAGATttcaaaatcttcagaaaaatctatACGTATAACTTTATTTTTGAGAGATTCTACACGTCAATAGACACTCCAAAAGAGAATTGATCAcagcctcttgtcctgtccaCACTCAGACAGAATCCCCCTGAAACATAACAGAGAAGGAACTGGCAAGCTGAACCCTGTTAAAGGACTGGTTGCATACAGCATGTATGCCTCAATTTCCTCTATTAAGGCATCTTTGTCAGCGAGCACCACAGGACTGCTTATTCAGAATTACCTCTATGCATCGCAAGCCTGATGCAAGGGCCAGCCTCCAAGCCTCTTTTGTAGAATCATGTACCACTCTGGTCCATACTCTTGCAAGCTACAAAATCTTACTAGCTAGTAGAATGTCTTGTCATCTCTTCAGCTAGGCTTTGGTTGTAAAAATGGCCTATTATCCCCACAGTTAAGACCAAGTCCACtaatttttaaacttgtttaaGAGTAGCTGACAGCAATGACCTCCAGTTGCACCTGCATGTCTGGATCAAAGACTAACCTCAGTGTGCTGCAGAATGCCCATTCTTACCTCTTTTACCCGAAGGGATTCCATGTCTTCAAGGCTTtgtttaaatcttttcttctccatttccagGTGTTCTGCAGATTAAAAGCAGGCATATTGCAATTACAGCATTCATGCCACGCAGGCTATGTCTATACTCTATCACAAACACTTCTACCCATTCTCCTTGGCTGCCTTGCACCCATGGACAGCAATCCCAACCCATAGATGTCCATGTGCCGTTTCTGCTCCTCCACTCACCCTCAGCCCGCATGGCCCGcagcttcagctctgctgttctgtttgtCAGGTCTTGTTTTACCTGGAACAGCTGATCCTGCTgaactttgcatttcttctccAACTCATCCACCTACAAGGGAATTACCACCACAAAGGATTTTCTCTTCCTATTAGCAGAGAAAGTTGGCTGTACAGAAAAATCAGCAGACACACAAACAAGGATCAAAGTAAAGAATGTATAAACAGAGCAGAAGTAAACCATGTCCAAACTCCCGCTTCTCAGCCTTGGACTTGCTTTCCTACCTGGTTTCTaagaagcagatttttctcACTGGCAGCAGACAACTCATGCAAAAACTTGCCTTCCCGAACAGCACCTTCCTGCAAACAGAGTCAAAATTAAGAACCTGTACTCACCTTAGTTCTTGCACTGCCAACCTACTCCATTCAACACCACATCCAGCTAAATCCCACCTACCCCATAAACACCATGGCTCCTCTTCACACCTAGCACTCACCTATCTCATCCACACAAGAATTTTTGTCATGGTAGCTGTGGTTAACCAGCTACCTGATGGTTGTAAAAGTCATGCTTGCCTACCCCATTCAGCATCCCCCAAATCTACACAAACCAGGCATGACCTGGCACCCTACTCTCAAACCTGACCAGGACTTTTCCAGCTgacctgcttctgctgctggagctccATAAAGTGGCACTCAGCCATGCTGGCTTGTTCCTGTTTTACAGCATTCAGAAGTTCTCCCAAGTTGTGCACCTTCTGCTCAgacagagccagggcagcttCAGTCATCTGCAGCCTATACAGAGAAACACTTTCCAGAGCCCTTTATAAAGGAGACGCTTCCAGTGAGCTCTCTGTGCCACACAGTACATGATGTTAATGCATATTTGGCAGTGGATGCCATCAGGCTTGCTAAATGAGGTATTTTAATTCCTGCTAGTGGAAGGTATCCCTGTCCATGGCATGGGGGTGGaattagatgatctttaaggtcccttacaacccaaaccattctgtgattatttttttttgttgcccCTGGGAAAAAGACACTGCATATCTCTGCGCCCAACAGCCCCTGCAAACCACAAGTGACCTGGGACTTCTCAGAGCCTGGTGATCTGGTGCCTTGTTGCATTTTCCCCATGTTGTCTTCCATGAGCTGTTTTCCACACCTGGACCACTCCAGGATTTGCCCACtctcacaggaaaacaaagctaGCTACTTTACACCACTACAAGGTTGTTTACAATTAGGGATAGAATTTTAAACACAGGTAGCAGGAGTGATTTGCTTAATCTGTACATGAGGGACATGACCACACTGAGGCATGGCATGATGGAACTACCTTTACCCAACAGAACAGAACAAGCCAGGCTCATCGATGTTTGAAGTCTAATCACTGTCATGTGCACATGGCTTTACACAACCTAACACTTTTCAGGCAGCTCGACCTCATTTTTTCTAAGCGTACAGTCTTACTGGTCAGGTTCCTCCATAGCTGCAGTGGTTCTCAGAGGATATTGCCAACTGCCAGAGGAAGCAGGTACATACTCTTGCCAGGCTGTGAACTGTACAAGGAacatgtccccatccccacaatcctttttttttttttaaatcttttcaccCTCTGTAATTCACTTGCTTTTACACCAGTGCACTGTAATTTTACTTAAAAGCAAGCTAAATATCTAGCACGGCAAACCCAAAGGCCTGATCTGACCATAATTTCTGGATGCTACTGCAGAACTAAGCGAAATAGTAAGCCAGGCGCTCTACAAGATTATCCCTTTTCTGAACGGTTCTGCTCAGCATTGCCTATACAGCACAGAACAGAGGGAAGGCTAAGGTTTTTCTCCTCCATACTTGGCTTTCAGTGAGTTCATAACAGAGTGCTGCTCATCCAATgcttcctgcagctggctgaCTCGTGCTGCAGATATCCTgcatttggggggaaaaaagaaaagaaagaagggaggggaaacCCAAACAGGTAATTTTTACCAGGAAATGGAGAGGACCCAGTTCtttcaaagagcagaaagcattcagaaataCAACTCACCTGCCACTCCTGgctatttcttctctctgcttatCTATAGTGTCCATCAAATCCAAGAACTGTGAACAAGGCAAACATCAGTAAGAAAACTAACTGCATCAGCTTGAAGCATTTACATTTCTCATCTTTCTCTTCCTAGTGACAGCTGAAGACAGGTCAAGCTGCTCTactgaaagcaagcaaactAGAGGTTTAATGGGTTCATCAGCATATCTGACTGAGGTAATCAACTATAGGTACTCTGCACCATTAAgtgtcagaagaaaagcagatatATTTCAAGGTTTTTACCACTTTGAAAACATCAAACCAGTTGCATAAGAACATAAAGCACAAACATGGATGAAAAAATCACTAGAACTCCTCCAGAATCCAGAGCGAATATGCTCAGCAGGGCATGTTTCCATACCCATACTGCTACAGATTTGATTCCTGGGCAACCTAGCTCAGAGGAAGGACCCAATTTACTAAACTATGCTGTGTGCCCACCCATAAAGATGCACCTGCAACTTCAAGTGCACAATAATCCTGTCACTGAGTGTTTCATGGGGACACTGAGGGAAAGCGTGGGATTCCAGCTGCCCCATTTGAACTGCCAATGTGTAAGATTGCTGACCTGCTTGGTCTTCTCATCCTTCAGACTCAAAACCTCCTTGCCGAGTACGTATGTTCGGTTCTGGGTCTCATTCAGGATAGTCTCACGGTCTTGGTTGTGATTCATGGCTTGTTCTGATGCAGAGAGAGCAGGAGAGCATGCACATGTTTCTAATACAacagagcagcaggcactgctggaaGATGTAGCACTCGGGATAACACCTGGCTATCAGAAGCACGAGGACAGCAGCCCTTCTCAGGCTGGCCCAGGTAGAGAGACTGCTCCCACCTTACAGACACAAGGTGGGGCGGGTAGAACCAAAGAGAACAGTGTATATGGGGTTGTCAAGACCTCAGCCTCAGGAGAGCCATTCAACTCCACCGTAGGTAGGACAACAAAGGACATGCTGCACTGACCATATCCAAACTTGGCTACTCAGAGGCAAACTAGAGTCTCAAGTTCTCCCACATTCACATGACACAATAATCTCTAGTTcaatccaaattattttttacctCTTGCTGGTTAAAAGTAACGCTTCCAACTTAACACCATGTAAATGCTGTTgagaaagggaggggaagagagctAGCTCTCTTCTGGAGCAGCAAGTGTCCTAAATCCCTCAAGTGGTGAAATGGCAGTTACTGATTCTTTCCTGTGCAATAAGTAATACTTACCGACAGCTTTCAGGATGTCACTAGGAACGTTgttcccagccagctccagcctctTCAGGGTCTTGTTGCTGTGCAGACAGTTCAGCAAAGCTCGGCCACCCAGAAGCCCAATATTATTCCAACGCAAATCTACTAAGACAGCAAACTTTCACCCCGGTAGCCACACATCTGCTGAAAAGCACAGGGCTCGAGAGAAACCATGCTCCCAATACATCTACAAGCATAGCAAACTGATCCCAGATGGTCTCAGCACAAACACAGATGAACACTATCTCCCTTTTCAAGATGCATGAGTGAGAGAGAACAACAGACAAAGCAGGAAAGGCAAGGATGAATCTTAAGTGCAGTGAAGCGCAGGAAGCCATCACAGTTCAAAAAGTACACAGATTAGCCTCTTTTCATCTCTTGAGCCTTCCTTCCACCACCAGAATCTCCCGATGAGAAAGAACTGGCACCAAGAACTGTGTTTTCCTCAAGGAAATTCTGGCAAAGTTCCTTACTAAGGGCAAAGCAAGTGTGAAATCTGAGTCTGGCATGAGgcacaccagcagcacccatACATGGTAATGAACCCATTCCCTCCTCCACCAAGAACTGTTCTTCTCCAAGCACACAATTCTTCGTCTGCCAGTGTGGTTCCAGAGACTCCAGTTACAGTTCCCACTCTCCAAAGGCCATGGGGATGTGACCTTCTCCCTGCATAAAGCCTGCAAAGCACTCCAGACTGACAGGAATTGGGAATGACACTGACCAGCTAGCAGAGATCAGGGCAGGCTGCAACAAATCTGAAGATgtatgcatgtgcacacacatatatatgtaggTGGGCAAAGAACTAGTCACTCTTACCCAGCTCCTGAAGGCTGGCATTTTGTTTCAGTGCCATGGCCAGATCTCCAGCCCCTTGATGGTTGATCTGGTTATTGCGCAGGTCTAGTTGCTGAAGAAAGTTGTTTGCTCCCAGTCCTtggcagaaaaaggagaatCCCTCCTCCCACACACCAAGGCTGTTCCATTCCAAGATGAGGCTAGGGAAAATCAGACAGGATGGGAGTTCAAGGAGTAAACAGACAGTTGCAAGAGGTCAAAGGACACCTGGATCACAGTACACATTTGAACATCCAGCTCTGCTAACTGACCCAGTTTCAAAGAGCAGGATGGTGCTAGGGCCTTGCATCCTCTAAAATGGCACCTCTAGTTCTCACTCCTTAACCTGTCCCATCCCTTAGAAGAAATAGCACCACTTGACATTCCTACtaccccaacaaaaaacaccctCGGCCCTTTTCTAACGTTGTGCACCATCTGGCAGGAATAACAGAAAGACAGGTAGATACAAGTTTTTACCTCCTGATGGATTTGTTCTGCCTAAGAAGTTTTCCCAAAGCCTCAGCTCCCACGTTTCGCAGGTTATTTCCCTGAAACAAAAGTCCCAGGTGGTCAGTAGGCTACGCCCTGCCCCAGTCCAGCTATCCCATCAAACACCACCAGCTGCACCCCAGCTATAATGCTGATTTCAACCTGCCAAAGATAGTTTACATAACACTTGTTTAATGTATCAGTCagctttccagaaaatgaaagacCCCGGGGGGAACGGTGAATACATACACCGCTAGTCTTACGAGGCATCACGACTGGGagctcacaaaaatcacagaatagcACAGGATCTGCACAGCCCACGATGGGATGGAAAATGCTGATTCTAGGTAAGCAGAACCACTTCAACACAAGCCATTAAAAAGGGCTCAGCTAGCACCAGCACAGATGGGAAAGAAAGGTGTAGTTTGGGACCGTAGATTCAAGGGAATAGCTATGTGCCAGAGGCATACAGACAGGAAGTCACTCTTGCAGTAGAGTGATCATCATTTCTGAAAGTGGGTGCTTAGTTCCAAGCCCAGAGTACCTGAAAGACGCAGGCAAGCTGGATAAACTCTACAGAAGTGCAAATCAAACAACTAGTAACTCACTGATTACTGCAGAGACCCAAAGGAAAGTGTACATGCGCCTCATTTGACCAAGGGATAACCATCAAAAACATATACGGTCATAACTTCCTATCAAAACAGAGTAACTAAATTAAAACGGGTAAAGACGAGCCACAAAGTAACTTTGGAAAGTCACAACATGGTGTTAAGGAGGCCAGGACTGAGTTACTCGGGAACAAGAGCTTTGCAGAAGGTACGTCTGCAGAACGCCCTGCAGCAGGGCCGCCTCAATTGGGACCCAGCTCCcgctcctgctgccttcccgCCT
The Falco rusticolus isolate bFalRus1 chromosome 1, bFalRus1.pri, whole genome shotgun sequence genome window above contains:
- the LRRC45 gene encoding leucine-rich repeat-containing protein 45 isoform X3, which gives rise to MEEFRRAYARLCVAPQEAVLRRLRELGAAPGRGRLDLAAQSLSLETCGALGRLLPGAAPFAEVALGDCGLCEEGVKLLLHGLCSNTSVKSLDLKGNNLRNVGAEALGKLLRQNKSIRSLILEWNSLGVWEEGFSFFCQGLGANNFLQQLDLRNNQINHQGAGDLAMALKQNASLQELVDLRWNNIGLLGGRALLNCLHSNKTLKRLELAGNNVPSDILKAVEQAMNHNQDRETILNETQNRTYVLGKEVLSLKDEKTKQFLDLMDTIDKQREEIARSGRISAARVSQLQEALDEQHSVMNSLKAKLQMTEAALALSEQKVHNLGELLNAVKQEQASMAECHFMELQQQKQEGAVREGKFLHELSAASEKNLLLRNQVDELEKKCKVQQDQLFQVKQDLTNRTAELKLRAMRAEEHLEMEKKRFKQSLEDMESLRVKEVGHMTQHIETSERSMQDRIQRLEAIRIALEEELNQVKAAALAERGHAEEELMKVRNQARLEERQQLEHLEEKLRLMTESRNEAQYCCIKQKQMIAEAQAKANQLSLHADGLRRRLEELQQDLKSKEEEKVTEVNKVKVELQEHIGHLQAERTAQDGLREKIAALERQLKALSSIHREALLDKESEISVLLEKLRTKEADISRMREEEAQRASFLQNAIMAYVQGSSLGTHSSRK
- the LRRC45 gene encoding leucine-rich repeat-containing protein 45 isoform X4, giving the protein MEEFRRAYARLCVAPQEAVLRRLRELGAAPGRGRLDLAAQSLSLETCGALGRLLPGAAPFAEVALGDCGLCEEGVKLLLHGLCSNTSVKSLDLKGNNLRNVGAEALGKLLRQNKSIRSLILEWNSLGVWEEGFSFFCQGLGANNFLQQLDLRNNQINHQGAGDLAMALKQNASLQELDLRWNNIGLLGGRALLNCLHSNKTLKRLELAGNNVPSDILKAVEQAMNHNQDRETILNETQNRTYVLGKEVLSLKDEKTKQFLDLMDTIDKQREEIARSGRISAARVSQLQEALDEQHSVMNSLKAKLQMTEAALALSEQKVHNLGELLNAVKQEQASMAECHFMELQQQKQEGAVREGKFLHELSAASEKNLLLRNQVDELEKKCKVQQDQLFQVKQDLTNRTAELKLRAMRAEEHLEMEKKRFKQSLEDMESLRVKEVGHMTQHIETSERSMQDRIQRLEAIRIALEEELNQVKAAALAERGHAEEELMKVRNQARLEERQQLEHLEEKLRLMTESRNEAQYCCIKQKQMIAEAQAKANQLSLHADGLRRRLEELQQDLKSKEEEKVTEVNKVKVELQEHIGHLQAERTAQDGLREKIAALERQLKALSSIHREALLDKESEISVLLEKLRTKEADISRMREEEAQRASFLQNAIMAYVQGSSLGTHSSRK
- the LRRC45 gene encoding leucine-rich repeat-containing protein 45 isoform X5, whose translation is MEEFRRAYARLCVAPQEAVLRRLRELGAAPGRGRLDLAAQSLSLETCGALGRLLPGAAPFAEVALGDCGLCEEGVKLLLHGLCSNTSVKSLDLKGNNLRNVGAEALGKLLRQNKSIRSLILEWNSLGVWEEGFSFFCQGLGANNFLQQLDLRNNQINHQGAGDLAMALKQNASLQELVDLRWNNIGLLGGRALLNCLHSNKTLKRLELAGNNVPSDILKAVEQAMNHNQDRETILNETQNRTYVLGKEVLSLKDEKTKQFLDLMDTIDKQREEIARSGRLQMTEAALALSEQKVHNLGELLNAVKQEQASMAECHFMELQQQKQEGAVREGKFLHELSAASEKNLLLRNQVDELEKKCKVQQDQLFQVKQDLTNRTAELKLRAMRAEEHLEMEKKRFKQSLEDMESLRVKEVGHMTQHIETSERSMQDRIQRLEAIRIALEEELNQVKAAALAERGHAEEELMKVRNQARLEERQQLEHLEEKLRLMTESRNEAQYCCIKQKQMIAEAQAKANQLSLHADGLRRRLEELQQDLKSKEEEKVTEVNKVKVELQEHIGHLQAERTAQDGLREKIAALERQLKALSSIHREALLDKESEISVLLEKLRTKEADISRMREEEAQRASFLQNAIMAYVQGSSLGTHSSRK
- the LRRC45 gene encoding leucine-rich repeat-containing protein 45 isoform X1 — its product is MEEFRRAYARLCVAPQEAVLRRLRELGAAPGRGRLDLAAQSLSLETCGALGRLLPGAAPFAEVALGDCGLCEEGVKLLLHGLCSNTSVKSLDLKGNNLRNVGAEALGKLLRQNKSIRSLILEWNSLGVWEEGFSFFCQGLGANNFLQQLDLRNNQINHQGAGDLAMALKQNASLQELVDLRWNNIGLLGGRALLNCLHSNKTLKRLELAGNNVPSDILKAVEQAMNHNQDRETILNETQNRTYVLGKEVLSLKDEKTKQFLDLMDTIDKQREEIARSGRISAARVSQLQEALDEQHSVMNSLKAKALESVSLYRLQMTEAALALSEQKVHNLGELLNAVKQEQASMAECHFMELQQQKQEGAVREGKFLHELSAASEKNLLLRNQVDELEKKCKVQQDQLFQVKQDLTNRTAELKLRAMRAEEHLEMEKKRFKQSLEDMESLRVKEVGHMTQHIETSERSMQDRIQRLEAIRIALEEELNQVKAAALAERGHAEEELMKVRNQARLEERQQLEHLEEKLRLMTESRNEAQYCCIKQKQMIAEAQAKANQLSLHADGLRRRLEELQQDLKSKEEEKVTEVNKVKVELQEHIGHLQAERTAQDGLREKIAALERQLKALSSIHREALLDKESEISVLLEKLRTKEADISRMREEEAQRASFLQNAIMAYVQGSSLGTHSSRK
- the LRRC45 gene encoding leucine-rich repeat-containing protein 45 isoform X2 produces the protein MEEFRRAYARLCVAPQEAVLRRLRELGAAPGRGRLDLAAQSLSLETCGALGRLLPGAAPFAEVALGDCGLCEEGVKLLLHGLCSNTSVKSLDLKGNNLRNVGAEALGKLLRQNKSIRSLILEWNSLGVWEEGFSFFCQGLGANNFLQQLDLRNNQINHQGAGDLAMALKQNASLQELDLRWNNIGLLGGRALLNCLHSNKTLKRLELAGNNVPSDILKAVEQAMNHNQDRETILNETQNRTYVLGKEVLSLKDEKTKQFLDLMDTIDKQREEIARSGRISAARVSQLQEALDEQHSVMNSLKAKALESVSLYRLQMTEAALALSEQKVHNLGELLNAVKQEQASMAECHFMELQQQKQEGAVREGKFLHELSAASEKNLLLRNQVDELEKKCKVQQDQLFQVKQDLTNRTAELKLRAMRAEEHLEMEKKRFKQSLEDMESLRVKEVGHMTQHIETSERSMQDRIQRLEAIRIALEEELNQVKAAALAERGHAEEELMKVRNQARLEERQQLEHLEEKLRLMTESRNEAQYCCIKQKQMIAEAQAKANQLSLHADGLRRRLEELQQDLKSKEEEKVTEVNKVKVELQEHIGHLQAERTAQDGLREKIAALERQLKALSSIHREALLDKESEISVLLEKLRTKEADISRMREEEAQRASFLQNAIMAYVQGSSLGTHSSRK
- the LRRC45 gene encoding leucine-rich repeat-containing protein 45 isoform X6 encodes the protein MEEFRRAYARLCVAPQEAVLRRLRELGAAPGRGRLDLAAQSLSLETCGALGRLLPGAAPFAEVALGDCGLCEEGVKLLLHGLCSNTSVKSLDLKGNNLRNVGAEALGKLLRQNKSIRSLILEWNSLGVWEEGFSFFCQGLGANNFLQQLDLRNNQINHQGAGDLAMALKQNASLQELEQAMNHNQDRETILNETQNRTYVLGKEVLSLKDEKTKQFLDLMDTIDKQREEIARSGRISAARVSQLQEALDEQHSVMNSLKAKALESVSLYRLQMTEAALALSEQKVHNLGELLNAVKQEQASMAECHFMELQQQKQEGAVREGKFLHELSAASEKNLLLRNQVDELEKKCKVQQDQLFQVKQDLTNRTAELKLRAMRAEEHLEMEKKRFKQSLEDMESLRVKEVGHMTQHIETSERSMQDRIQRLEAIRIALEEELNQVKAAALAERGHAEEELMKVRNQARLEERQQLEHLEEKLRLMTESRNEAQYCCIKQKQMIAEAQAKANQLSLHADGLRRRLEELQQDLKSKEEEKVTEVNKVKVELQEHIGHLQAERTAQDGLREKIAALERQLKALSSIHREALLDKESEISVLLEKLRTKEADISRMREEEAQRASFLQNAIMAYVQGSSLGTHSSRK